Proteins from one Telopea speciosissima isolate NSW1024214 ecotype Mountain lineage chromosome 1, Tspe_v1, whole genome shotgun sequence genomic window:
- the LOC122650356 gene encoding uncharacterized protein LOC122650356: MLTVSNQHPFVKGIMEAELLKGFKILAFMLYDGYTDPIDHINYFNSVMMVYNGSDTASCSIRQKKTVANLLAIKQWRDESIRDFVSRFNRELLDILDLDDLVAFNALQSGITDMELIKSLILNKAHNMTDLISRCHQFANMAKIIAARNEVEGKGLLNWPAPMFSKPEDRNPQKYCHFHRDTGHNTEDCRQLKSEIENLIQDGHLSKYVDRRKESRPDHKEEEQDHKDDRRDQQRDDRRHDKEKMTEKRSEPTREAGQSSRPLVAPILMILGGPGQESVRKAKAHARFIGVAEATNMVAKSDPIISFTNEDMEGISWSHDDAIVLQMIIQDRIVHRI, from the exons ATGTTGACTGTGTCAAACCAGCATCCGTTTGTCAAAGGGATCATGGAAGCAGAGCTTCTGAAGGGATTTAAGATCCTAGCTTTTATGCTTTACGATGGTTATACTGACCCGATCGATCACATCAATTACTTCAACTCAGTCATGATGGTGTACAATGGGTCAGACACTGCATCTTGCAG TATCAGGCAAAAGAAGACAGTGGCCAACCTTCTGGCCATCAAGCAGTGGAGGGACGAATCCATCCGAGATTTTGTCTCCAGGTTCAACCGGGAGTTGTTGGACATTCTCGACCTGGATGATTTGGTGGCATTCAATGCATTGCAAAGCGGGATAACGGACATGGAGTTGATAAAATCCCTCATATTGAACAAAGCTCACAACATGACTGACCTGATCAGTCGATGTCACCAGTTCGCCAATATGGCAAAAATCATCGCAGCCCGGAATGAG GTCGAGGGAAAAGGGTTGCTGAACTGGCCCGCACCTATGTTTTCAAAGCCTGAGGATAGAAACCCTCAAAAATACTGCCATTTTCACAGGGATACAGGCCATAACACGGAAGATTGTAGGCAGCTGAAGAGTGAAATAGAGAACCTTATTCAGGATGGGCACCTATCGAAGTACGTAGACAGAAGGAAGGAATCCCGACCCGACCACAAGGAAGAAGAGCAGGACCACAAAGATGATCGAAGAGATCAGCAGAGAGATGATCGAAGACATGACAAAGAAAAAATGACTGAAAAAAGGAGTGAGCCCACTAGAGAAGCAGGGCAGTCAAGCCGGCCTCTGGTGGCCCCGATCCTGATGATCTTGGGAGGGCCGGGCCAAGAGTCTGTCAGGAAGGCCAAGGCACATGCAAGATTTATCGGAGTAGCTGAAGCGACCAACATGGTCGCCAAGAGCGACCCGATCATATCCTTCACCAACGAAGATATGGAGGGGATTAGCTGGTCTCATGACGACGCGATCGTGCTACAAATGATCATTCAAGATCGAATTGTCCATAGAATATAG